From the Selenomonas timonae genome, one window contains:
- a CDS encoding (deoxy)nucleoside triphosphate pyrophosphohydrolase: MSERKHIDVVAGAILKDGKVFGACRGYGAYAGTWEFAGGKVEPGETDEAALVREIREELGVEIAVERLLGIVDHDYPEYHMNMRLYICRHIAGEPQLSVHSAGRWLGRADLYSVPWFEADMELIRKLEADLR, from the coding sequence ATGAGTGAACGAAAGCATATCGATGTCGTTGCGGGGGCGATCTTGAAGGACGGAAAGGTGTTCGGCGCATGCCGCGGCTACGGTGCATACGCGGGGACATGGGAGTTCGCGGGCGGCAAGGTTGAGCCGGGCGAGACGGACGAGGCGGCGCTCGTGCGTGAGATTCGCGAGGAGTTGGGCGTCGAGATCGCCGTTGAGCGTCTGCTTGGGATTGTGGATCACGACTATCCCGAGTACCATATGAACATGCGGCTCTACATCTGCCGCCACATTGCGGGCGAGCCGCAGCTCTCCGTCCACTCGGCAGGGCGCTGGCTCGGACGCGCTGATCTCTATAGCGTTCCGTGGTTCGAGGCGGACATGGAGCTCATCCGAAAGCTCGAAGCCGACCTGCGCTGA
- a CDS encoding NAD(P)H-dependent glycerol-3-phosphate dehydrogenase yields MNISVLGCGRWGSFHAWYAQRVGHAVMLWGRAGSAHLKELRVTRTNEFLTLPADIHLTDDLAEAVRAAEVVIISIHAQALRAFLRDLCSRGLGVELGKRRIILCMKGLEIGTGKRLSTVVHEELGSAVHPVVWVGPGHVQDFVRGIPNCMVLAGEEREALRELVDALGSPLIRFYYGEDLLGTEVGAAAKNVVGLAAGMLDGLGYGSLKGALMARGTRELVRLVRAMGGDGETIYGLSHLGDYEATLFSPHSNNRRYGEAVVRGTAGDFHKIAEGVYTAEALMALSEEYGVDLPISATVYEIVTHGRDPRDQLMQLFLRATKSEKE; encoded by the coding sequence ATGAACATATCGGTACTGGGCTGCGGGCGTTGGGGCTCATTTCATGCGTGGTATGCGCAGCGCGTCGGGCATGCAGTCATGCTCTGGGGGCGTGCGGGCTCTGCTCATCTGAAAGAGTTGCGTGTGACGCGGACGAATGAGTTCCTGACGCTGCCAGCGGACATCCATCTGACGGACGATCTCGCGGAGGCTGTTCGGGCGGCAGAGGTCGTCATCATCTCCATCCACGCGCAGGCATTGCGCGCCTTCCTCCGCGATCTTTGTTCGCGCGGACTGGGGGTGGAGCTTGGCAAAAGACGCATCATCCTCTGCATGAAGGGGCTGGAGATCGGTACGGGCAAGCGACTCAGTACGGTGGTGCATGAGGAACTGGGCAGTGCTGTGCATCCTGTCGTCTGGGTTGGACCCGGTCACGTGCAAGACTTCGTGCGCGGCATTCCGAACTGCATGGTGCTCGCGGGCGAGGAGCGGGAGGCGCTGCGTGAGCTCGTGGACGCGCTCGGCAGTCCGCTCATCCGCTTCTACTACGGCGAAGACCTCCTCGGAACAGAAGTCGGCGCAGCGGCGAAGAACGTCGTCGGACTCGCGGCGGGGATGCTCGATGGGCTCGGCTACGGCAGCCTCAAGGGTGCGCTCATGGCACGCGGCACGCGTGAGCTCGTGCGCCTCGTGCGTGCGATGGGCGGCGACGGGGAGACCATCTACGGGCTCTCCCACCTTGGCGACTACGAGGCGACGCTCTTCTCCCCGCACAGCAACAACCGCCGCTACGGTGAGGCTGTTGTGCGCGGCACGGCGGGGGACTTCCACAAGATTGCCGAGGGCGTCTACACTGCCGAGGCCCTGATGGCGCTTTCAGAGGAGTACGGCGTCGACCTGCCCATCTCCGCGACCGTCTATGAGATTGTCACGCACGGGCGCGATCCGCGTGATCAGCTGATGCAGCTTTTTCTGCGTGCAACAAAGAGTGAAAAGGAATAG
- a CDS encoding tRNA threonylcarbamoyladenosine dehydratase yields the protein MNDRRFARTEMLLGSAGVERLASASIAVFGIGGVGSYAAEALARAGVGRLTLIDHDVIDVTNINRQIHALTETVGMPKTETMARRIRSINPACDVREIRAFYQPADADAFFPECYDYVLDAVDTLTAKLDLAVQCHRRGIPQIASMGAANKLDPSLFEVMDIYRTKGDPLARILRKKLKEKGIPHLKVVCSRERPRTPEAGEETPAAGRRTVPASVSFVPSVAGLMMAGAVVRDLLNIRVEVSS from the coding sequence ATGAATGATCGGCGCTTTGCGCGGACGGAGATGCTGCTGGGCAGTGCGGGCGTGGAGCGCCTTGCCAGTGCATCCATAGCAGTATTCGGCATCGGCGGGGTCGGCTCCTATGCAGCTGAGGCACTCGCACGTGCGGGGGTAGGTAGGCTGACGCTCATTGATCACGATGTCATCGACGTGACGAATATCAACCGCCAGATTCACGCACTGACCGAGACCGTGGGCATGCCGAAGACGGAGACAATGGCGCGGCGCATCCGCTCCATCAACCCTGCCTGTGATGTGCGTGAGATACGCGCATTCTATCAGCCCGCTGATGCGGATGCGTTCTTTCCTGAGTGCTATGACTATGTACTCGATGCCGTGGACACGTTGACAGCAAAGCTCGACCTCGCCGTGCAGTGCCATCGGCGCGGTATTCCGCAGATCGCAAGCATGGGCGCAGCGAACAAGCTCGACCCGAGCCTGTTCGAGGTCATGGACATCTATCGGACGAAGGGCGATCCGCTTGCGCGCATTTTGCGCAAGAAACTCAAGGAAAAGGGAATCCCGCATCTGAAGGTCGTCTGCTCGCGTGAACGCCCGCGTACGCCCGAGGCGGGAGAAGAGACGCCGGCGGCAGGACGTCGAACAGTGCCCGCAAGCGTTTCTTTTGTGCCCTCTGTGGCGGGGCTGATGATGGCGGGCGCAGTCGTGCGTGATCTCTTGAACATCCGAGTGGAGGTATCGTCATGA